The genomic segment TGCAATTCTGGGGCCTGGTTTTTCCGCATCTTGGGACAAGAGGATTGGGCCTGGACCCCCTGGCTCACAGGTACATGGGCAGTAGTGTTGCTGGGACATGCCGTGTGGCTCTTCTTCCTAGTACGCTACAACACCTCGGATCCATCTTCCCTGCCTGATTGAGGTGTGCTTTTATGGCTAGTTCAAACCTTGCCCCCCGAATCGAGCTATTGGCGGCAGAAATTGGCGACCGTGTTTACATGGATATCGCTAAATGGCATTTGCAGCTCAACAATGCTCATTTACACAAGCCATTAGCCGAGCGGCTCTACCCACTGATCGCCGACGGCAAAGTGCCCACTGAGGATCAAGTCAACCGCATCCTCGGCGAGATACCCGTGAAAATTGGCGGCGGTCGCCACGAAGTCCCTCTCCTGAACCTACTGCCCATGCAGGGACTGGTTAGCCTGATGGACGTTCTAGAGGAATTCGCTCGCCGCAAGGACTGGTAGGACTGGGACGGGTTAGGACTGGGGCTTGCAACTTTCGGGTATTAGTTCGGGTATTTAATCAAGACTGATACTACTCAATGCTGGGGCTGGCCCAGGCTGCAAGACCAGCTTGGGCTGCTAATCTCTGCTCAACCTTTCAACCTTGCTGGGGCAATTACTGGAGCAAGATTTTTAAGGCGAGAGGTTAGCTGCGCTGTAGGATGAATGGTCCAAGGCAAGCCTCTACAGACCGCCCTATGAAT from the Leptolyngbya sp. FACHB-261 genome contains:
- a CDS encoding 2TM domain-containing protein; translation: MPPRWPREPDINDPAYRKLADRINFAVHVALFAACNSGAWFFRILGQEDWAWTPWLTGTWAVVLLGHAVWLFFLVRYNTSDPSSLPD
- a CDS encoding DUF3181 family protein; translation: MASSNLAPRIELLAAEIGDRVYMDIAKWHLQLNNAHLHKPLAERLYPLIADGKVPTEDQVNRILGEIPVKIGGGRHEVPLLNLLPMQGLVSLMDVLEEFARRKDW